From Homoserinimonas aerilata, a single genomic window includes:
- a CDS encoding maleylacetate reductase: MALVFEHETLAQRVLFGTGKAAENVAAEVARLGAARVMVVAASYEAEIAASVTAGIDVALAYDDVVQHVPIEKAELARAAATENDIDLIVSVGGGSTTGLAKAIAMTTGIPIVAVPTTYAGSEATNVWGLTEAERKTTGVDNRVLPVTVVYDAALTYSLPAELTVASGLNALAHCIDSMWAPRADPINQALGGEGVRALAAGLRSIVGSASDQEGREQTLYGAYLSAVAFASAGSGLHHKICHVLGGTYNLPHAQTHATVLRYVLAFNAPYAPEAEQRIAQAFGAPTALAGLDSLRADLDAPRALKDYGFTEENIPEAARIIMPLIPASNPRPTTEAEIQQLLHLAWAGADPVFD; the protein is encoded by the coding sequence ATGGCTCTCGTCTTCGAGCACGAGACGCTGGCCCAGCGGGTGCTCTTCGGCACGGGCAAGGCGGCCGAGAACGTGGCCGCCGAGGTGGCCCGGCTGGGAGCCGCCCGGGTGATGGTGGTCGCGGCTTCGTATGAGGCCGAGATTGCGGCATCCGTCACCGCCGGTATTGATGTTGCCCTGGCCTACGACGATGTGGTGCAGCATGTCCCTATCGAGAAGGCCGAGCTGGCCCGGGCGGCGGCCACCGAGAACGACATCGACCTCATCGTGAGCGTCGGCGGAGGCTCGACGACGGGGCTCGCCAAAGCCATCGCCATGACGACGGGGATTCCCATCGTGGCGGTGCCGACGACCTATGCCGGGTCGGAGGCGACCAATGTGTGGGGTCTCACGGAGGCCGAACGTAAGACCACGGGTGTCGACAACCGTGTTCTCCCCGTCACCGTCGTCTATGACGCAGCACTCACTTATTCACTACCTGCGGAGCTGACTGTCGCGTCTGGGCTGAATGCGTTGGCGCACTGCATCGACTCGATGTGGGCACCCCGGGCAGACCCCATCAATCAGGCGCTCGGGGGGGAGGGTGTTCGTGCACTCGCGGCCGGTCTCCGAAGCATTGTCGGCTCTGCCAGCGATCAGGAGGGTCGCGAGCAGACGCTCTACGGTGCCTACCTGTCCGCCGTGGCGTTCGCTTCGGCTGGCTCGGGGCTACACCACAAGATCTGCCATGTGCTGGGTGGCACCTACAATCTGCCGCACGCGCAGACCCACGCGACAGTTCTTCGCTACGTGCTCGCTTTCAACGCGCCCTACGCTCCCGAAGCGGAGCAGCGCATCGCGCAGGCTTTTGGTGCCCCGACCGCGCTCGCCGGGCTCGACAGCCTGCGTGCCGACCTCGACGCGCCGCGGGCACTGAAGGACTACGGCTTCACCGAAGAGAACATCCCAGAAGCGGCGCGCATCATCATGCCGCTCATCCCCGCATCCAACCCCCGCCCGACCACCGAGGCAGAAATCCAGCAGCTTCTGCATCTGGCGTGGGCCGGCGCTGACCCCGTTTTCGACTGA
- a CDS encoding intradiol ring-cleavage dioxygenase, which produces MSSLTSPQISAEQSAREADLVATVVASFDGAEDARLKQLMQALTRHLHAFVREVRLTESEWEKAIAFLTDCGHITNDRRQEFILLSDILGISMQTVAVNNEAYANATEATVFGPFFVADAPRIDIGGDISGGAPGQPCWIEGSVKDTEGNPIPGARIEVWEADEDGFYDVQYTDDRVAGRAYLHSDADGNYAFWGLTPTPYPIPYDGPVGKLLEAVGRSPMRASHLHFMVTAPGARTLVTHIFVRGDELLSRDSVFGVKDSLIYDFEQHAPSEAAPDGRSNAGSWASTRFDIVLAPASEPAS; this is translated from the coding sequence ATGAGTTCATTGACGAGCCCACAAATTTCTGCTGAGCAGAGCGCCCGCGAGGCCGACCTTGTCGCCACGGTCGTTGCCTCCTTTGACGGGGCGGAGGATGCCCGCCTGAAGCAACTGATGCAGGCCCTCACGCGGCACCTGCACGCGTTCGTGCGGGAGGTGCGCCTCACCGAGTCCGAGTGGGAGAAGGCCATAGCGTTTCTCACCGACTGCGGCCACATCACCAACGATCGCCGGCAGGAGTTCATCCTGCTCTCTGACATCTTGGGCATTTCGATGCAGACAGTCGCCGTCAACAACGAGGCCTACGCCAACGCCACGGAGGCCACCGTCTTCGGTCCCTTCTTTGTGGCGGATGCCCCTCGCATCGACATCGGGGGCGATATCTCTGGTGGCGCCCCCGGGCAGCCGTGTTGGATCGAGGGGAGCGTCAAGGACACCGAGGGCAACCCCATCCCCGGCGCGCGCATCGAAGTATGGGAGGCCGACGAAGACGGCTTCTACGACGTGCAGTACACCGATGACCGTGTCGCCGGACGTGCCTACCTCCACTCCGATGCCGACGGCAACTATGCGTTCTGGGGCCTCACGCCCACGCCATACCCGATTCCGTACGACGGACCGGTGGGCAAACTGCTCGAAGCCGTCGGCCGGTCTCCCATGCGGGCGTCCCACCTCCACTTCATGGTCACCGCGCCCGGTGCCCGCACCCTGGTGACCCACATCTTCGTGCGCGGCGATGAGTTGCTCAGCCGCGACTCCGTATTCGGGGTCAAGGATTCCCTCATCTACGACTTCGAGCAGCATGCCCCTTCTGAGGCCGCACCCGACGGGCGTTCAAACGCAGGAAGCTGGGCCAGCACTCGTTTCGATATTGTGCTCGCCCCGGCCTCCGAACCGGCCTCCTGA